A single window of Aspergillus flavus chromosome 4, complete sequence DNA harbors:
- a CDS encoding putative prenyltransferase → MSLRNDLDNGRPTKRLESWDIASMWLSDRKDEIQDWWDFSGPQLATLAHEAGYSTMTQIELLLFFRSVVLPRMGRFPDACRPRACAQSRSILTYDGSPIEYSWKWNNSANDHPEIRFCVEPVGDGLCADGIVGGKLRATDEILVQLAKRVPSTDLEWYHHFRDSFGLGHWTDGPLHEDAGTWQMRRPRMPVAFEFTPKGIVTKVYFTPPATLDDMPSFNMFADVVRPICDKDTTALDESMEYLSRDPVGATLRPDVLAIDCISPLKSRIKLYAGTAMTTFTSAISVLTLGGRIPVTRHSIDEMWALFRMVLGLHDKFLQDEELPVQNPFQPSRAHPEDYYSGLLYYFNLAPGAQLPDVKLYLPVIRYGRSDADIALGLQRFMASRHRGQYVDGFQRAMEIISQRHKSGNGHRIQTYIACSFDKDGSLSLTSYLNPGVYFSSETVDV, encoded by the coding sequence ATGTCTCTTCGGAACGACCTTGACAACGGGCGGCCAACCAAGCGGCTCGAGTCATGGGATATCGCGTCAATGTGGCTCAGCGATCGAAAAGACGAAATCCAGGACTGGTGGGACTTCAGCGGACCCCAACTAGCAACACTCGCACACGAAGCCGGCTACAGCACCATGACCCAAATTGAATTACTCTTGTTCTTTCGCTCAGTTGTGTTACCAAGGATGGGGCGGTTTCCTGATGCGTGCCGGCCACGTGCGTGCGCCCAAAGCCGAAGCATACTCACCTATGACGGCTCCCCTATTGAATATAGTTGGAAATGGAATAACTCTGCGAACGACCATCCGGAGATTCGTTTTTGCGTGGAGCCAGTGGGCGATGGTTTGTGTGCCGATGGGATCGTGGGTGGTAAGCTTCGTGCCACAGATGAAATCCTGGTGCAACTTGCAAAGCGAGTGCCAAGTACGGATCTTGAATGGTATCATCATTTTCGGGATTCATTTGGCCTTGGGCATTGGACGGATGGTCCCCTCCATGAAGACGCAGGTACGTGGCAGATGCGAAGGCCACGAATGCCAGTTGCCTTTGAATTTACGCCAAAAGGAATAGTCACCAAGGTGTACTTTACCCCACCAGCCACTCTGGATGATATGCCCTCTTTCAACATGTTTGCAGATGTTGTGCGGCCGATTTGTGACAAAGATACTACGGCCCTAGATGAGTCTATGGAATATCTTTCCAGGGACCCGGTTGGGGCCACTTTACGACCCGATGTTTTGGCAATTGATTGCATCTCGCCTCTAAAATCACGGATAAAGCTCTACGCAGGAACGGCAATGACAACTTTCACGAGTGCCATCTCTGTACTGACACTGGGTGGGCGGATCCCAGTGACTCGACACTCCATCGATGAGATGTGGGCGTTGTTCCGCATGGTCCTAGGGCTCCATGATAAATTCTTGCAGGACGAGGAACTACCCGTGCAGAATCCATTCCAACCGAGTCGCGCACATCCTGAAGACTACTACAGCGGCTTACTCTATTATTTCAACCTTGCACCGGGGGCACAGTTACCCGACGTGAAACTGTACTTACCCGTGATCCGGTACGGCCGCTCAGATGCAGACATCGCGCTCGGGTTGCAACGGTTCATGGCGTCGAGGCATCGCGGACAATATGTAGATGGATTCCAGCGGGCTATGGAGATCATCAGCCAGAGGCACAAGAGCGGAAATGGCCATCGTATCCAGACTTATATTGCATGTTCATTCGATAAGGACGGCTCTCTTTCACTGACGTCGTACCTGAATCCTGGGGTTTATTTTTCATCGGAAACAGTTGATGTTTGA
- a CDS encoding kinase-like domain-containing protein, with protein MSQPSDVAPSDGEDDMAVFQQVLDHLDLAKIPPFASSIYQQGEREAGRTPTCPSCSVLPERFFGSNNILFPLEFNTGEKWVLKIPVNGYPDRFNDMHARVLTAEASTMQLLRRETTIPIPTVFSFSASMDNDLGCPYILMEYIDGKSTSHVWFNEELDDATLERHRIQVLQDLSKIMLQLNKFTFSEAGSPIFDDGNNPIGVGPLRVMDMPAMLEELRTNDVWDTVIQSEIQPASDPKAWMLCMFERHEPPDDKFSQGAHQLLKHFIEWLPWSELAQEPFVLTHPDFNFQNILVSDEGKVCALIDWEGVSTVPRFLGNERYPGWLTRDWDPMNYGYGMEECFVQENSPEELSHYRDIYRDMVKSAIAEAEADADANCIALSKRNLHRHLPVLESLSIAADQPINLPEIVQKLFTEVSKQEGFPEDLELWEVCFGLADDDLEDEQLESVRRGFEKLLQSAQ; from the coding sequence ATGAGTCAGCCAAGCGATGTCGCACCAAGCGACGGAGAAGATGACATGGCGGTATTTCAGCAGGTTCTGGACCATTTGGACCTCGCCAAGATACCACCATTTGCCTCGTCTATTTACCAGCAGGGTGAACGAGAAGCAGGCCGAACGCCGACATGCCCTAGCTGTAGTGTTTTGCCTGAGCGGTTCTTCGGTTCGAATAACATCCTCTTTCCGCTAGAATTCAATACGGGTGAGAAGTGGGTCTTGAAAATTCCCGTGAATGGATATCCGGACCGCTTCAACGATATGCATGCCCGCGTCTTGACCGCTGAAGCCTCGACAATGCAGCTCTTGAGGCGAGAAACGACCATTCCTATCCCCACggtcttctcattctcagcTTCCATGGATAATGACCTGGGTTGTCCCTACATTTTGATGGAGTATATCGATGGCAAATCGACCAGCCATGTTTGGTTCAACGAAGAACTAGATGATGCCACTCTGGAGCGTCATCGGATACAGGTTCTACAGGACCTGTCCAAGATTATGCTGCAGCTCAATAAATTTACCTTTTCCGAGGCCGGTTCGCCAATCTTCGATGACGGCAACAATCCCATCGGCGTGGGCCCCTTGAGAGTCATGGATATGCCAGCAATGCTGGAGGAATTAAGAACGAATGACGTATGGGACACAGTCATCCAATCGGAGATTCAGCCCGCTTCGGACCCTAAGGCTTGGATGCTTTGCATGTTCGAGCGTCATGAGCCGCCTGATGACAAGTTCAGCCAAGGGGCACATCAACTTCTAAAGCACTTTATAGAATGGCTACCATGGTCCGAGCTCGCGCAAGAGCCCTTCGTCTTGACACATCCTGACTTTAACTTTCAGAATATCTTAGTTTCTGATGAAGGAAAGGTCTGTGCATTGATTGATTGGGAAGGTGTCTCCACTGTGCCAAGATTCCTGGGTAACGAGAGATACCCGGGATGGCTTACTCGCGATTGGGATCCTATGAACTACGGTTATGGAATGGAGGAATGCTTTGTTCAGGAGAATTCGCCAGAGGAACTTTCCCATTATCGAGACATATATCGAGACATGGTCAAGTCTGCCattgcagaagcagaagcagatgcTGATGCAAATTGCATTGCTCTATCTAAGCGCAATCTACACCGACACTTACCAGTCTTGGAGAGTCTTTCAATTGCTGCTGATCAGCCGATTAACCTGCCTGAAATTGTGCAAAAGCTGTTCACCGAAGTGTCCAAGCAAGAGGGGTTTCCTGAGGACCTTGAGCTGTGGGAGGTTTGTTTTGGACTAGCTGATGATGACCTTGAGGATGAACAATTGGAATCGGTCCGGCGCGGCTTTGAAAAATTGCTTCAATCAGCCCAGTAG
- a CDS encoding putative C6 transcription factor, with the protein MFRPRRTHRKSRTGCMNCKRRRVKCDEAKPQCRRCRMHGALCDFALPRNVAQRRPPTDSSISSSSLQCNGSLAFGAMTANIDYILQSGSCNERFYSSDPCQSLGSLGLAMLGHFSQMVSVHSSAFAPIKKVMREWTIQLALGEPCLLYSIMAVASTHWACALPSDRTRTIAATRFRHKATRIYRQQLQLPIGRDNMDMLITSCILLGMFSFAAETASPLDSWVFSDDPISMNWLSVQCGLRCLLEITKPWMDDSIWNEPFQESSNYEYADDHRMGREDLDPELADLCDITATTTEETNPYHWPLRMLCPLLRIPRHKCGASRITNFMGRLLPDFVNLLAAKEPRALLIMSYWLALMCTSVDEWRVIELLDFPARSCGYKVTS; encoded by the exons ATGTTCAGACCTCGACGCACACACCGAAAATCGAGGACGGGCTGTATGAATTGCAAGCGTCGAAGGGTTAAG TGTGATGAAGCAAAGCCACAGTGCAGGCGCTGCCGAATGCACGGTGCCCTCTGTGATTTCGCACTCCCGCGCAATGTAGCGCAGAGGAGACCCCCAACGGATTCATCTATCTCGAGTTCTTCACTTCAATGCAACGGCTCGTTAGCGTTCGGCGCAATGACGGCTAATATCGATTACATCTTGCAGTCTGGTTCATGTAACGAGAGATTCTACTCATCTGATCCATGTCAGTCTCTTGGATCGCTTGGCTTGGCTATGCTAGGACATTTCTCTCAGATGGTATCAGTGCACTCGTCTGCATTTGCTCCTATTAAGAAGGTCATGAGGGAGTGGACTATCCAATTAGCGCTTGGG GAACCGTGCCTCCTGTATTCTATAATGGCAGTGGCGAGCACCCACTGGGCCTGTGCCCTTCCATCGGACCGAACGCGTACCATAGCAGCCACACGTTTTCGACACAAGGCCACCCGGATATACCGGCAACAGCTTCAGCTACCCATCGGCCGAGATAACATGGACATGCTCATCACAAGCTGCATCCTGCTTGGAATGTTCTCCTTCGCAGCCGAGACGGCAAGTCCGCTCGATTCCTGGGTTTTCTCAGATGACCCGATCAGCATGAACTGGCTCTCTGTTCAATGTGGCCTTCGCTGTCTCCTGGAGATCACCAAACCATGGATGGACGACAGCATCTGGAATGAACCATTCCAGGAATCGAGCAACTACGAATATGCCGATGATCATCGCATGGGCCGGGAAGATCTCGATCCCGAACTGGCGGACCTATGCGATATTACGGCCACCACGACGGAAGAGACAAACCCCTACCATTGGCCTCTCCGTATGCTTTGCCCCTTGCTGCGCATTCCCCGACACAAATGCGGGGCGTCTCGTATAACGAACTTTATGGGTCGGCTGCTACCGGATTTCGTGAATCTTCTCGCTGCTAAAGAGCCTCGTGCTCTGCTCATCATGTCATATTGGTTAGCGCTAATGTGTACTTCTGTTGATGAATG GCGCGTTATTGAGTTACTTGACTTTCCGGCAAGGTCGTGTGGGTATAAGGTAACCAGCTGA
- a CDS encoding beta-lactamase/transpeptidase-like protein, with product MAAKGTAARFRSRSDNLRTTIGIIRKGTAAPSVSCGVLYHGGVIFSYAEGFTNIKESITANGSTICLIASNTKPFITALRGILVDDGVLSWEDPVSKYISEFQTVHDPEVGKRTTLLDLCSHGTGLAPLGCVGVGFFDEFLGPGSSGVKKAANLPTAYDFRTHWLYNNFRLDVVGTVISRLCGKRSGLVMRERILEPLGMTRIFSRNDEYSDDRNKARGYSILNDAPPLFMDSPGLKDGSIQGASGYLRSTVQDMLVLATAVMEVEEESPIPQHSNPLRQVKMTRCAHRPIVLAENRYEDSYGLGWFRHMLPSKYLSCRGPNFSLLPEPPLINQDGPPRLAIAHWRQFGACLSAFYTFPETRSAVIVMSNCNGANGDPADLIAQALCQELFSMWPRVNFEEYAIQAAHNAKLEWVRKRVDNTPCPPPEDFSGLYFYTVFDITIRVAKTLDQSANTGTDTELLSFNINSPPGQTVKLRHYHYTPGLSCQVRETTRLARGW from the coding sequence ATGGCAGCGAAAGGTACTGCCGCTCGATTTCGGTCTCGCTCAGACAATCTGCGTACCACGATTGGCATAATTCGAAAAGGAACTGCGGCCCCTTCAGTCTCGTGTGGAGTCCTTTATCATGGTGGGGTCATATTCTCCTATGCAGAAGGATTCACCAACATAAAGGAAAGCATAACAGCAAATGGCAGTACCATCTGCCTCATCGCATCGAATACCAAGCCCTTTATCACAGCCCTCCGTGGGAtacttgttgatgatggtgttTTGTCATGGGAGGACCCCGTCTCCAAGTATATATCGGAGTTTCAAACAGTACATGACCCTGAGGTCGGGAAACGCACCACTTTGCTAGACTTGTGCTCCCATGGCACAGGACTTGCTCCATTGGGCTGCGTCGGGGTTGGATTCTTCGATGAGTTCTTGGGTCCTGGGTCCAGTGGCGTGAAGAAGGCAGCTAACCTGCCAACGGCGTATGATTTCCGCACTCATTGGCTGTATAATAATTTCCGTTTGGATGTTGTTGGCACAGTTATCTCAAGGCTATGTGGCAAACGATCTGGTCTGGTCATGCGGGAGAGAATCCTTGAACCTCTTGGAATGACAAGAATATTTAGTCGGAATGATGAGTACAGCGACGATAGGAACAAAGCGCGAGGATATTCTATATTGAATGATGCGCCGCCATTATTCATGGACTCTCCGGGCCTGAAGGATGGATCGATTCAGGGCGCTTCTGGATACCTGAGAAGTACAGTACAGGATATGTTGGTCTTGGCCACTGCTGTCATGGAAGTAGAGGAGGAATCACCCATCCCACAGCATTCCAACCCCTTGCGCCAGGTAAAAATGACCAGGTGCGCTCATCGACCGATCGTCCTTGCGGAAAATAGATATGAGGATTCTTACGGTCTTGGCTGGTTCCGACATATGCTTCCATCGAAGTACCTTTCATGCAGAGGGCCTAACTTTTCTTTACTCCCGGAACCACCGTTGATAAACCAAGACGGACCACCTCGGCTAGCAATAGCCCATTGGAGACAATTTGGGGCCTGCCTGAGCGCATTCTATACCTTCCCAGAAACACGAAGTGCAGTAATAGTTATGTCCAACTGCAACGGTGCCAATGGCGACCCGGCCGATCTTATCGCGCAGGCTTTGTGTCAGGAGCTATTCAGCATGTGGCCTCGGGTAAATTTTGAGGAGTATGCAATCCAGGCGGCACATAACGCTAAACTGGAGTGGGTGAGAAAGCGAGTAGACAATACCCCATGCCCACCACCCGAGGACTTCAGTGGGCTATATTTTTATACGGTTTTCGATATTACTATTCGGGTGGCGAAGACACTGGATCAAAGTGCTAATACTGGAACCGATACCGAGCTGCTTTCATTCAACATCAATTCTCCTCCTGGTCAAACAGTGAAGCTACGGCATTACCACTATACACCTGGACTTTCATGCCAAGTTCGAGAAACGACGCGGCTAGCAAGGGGATGGTGA